A DNA window from Coffea arabica cultivar ET-39 chromosome 6c, Coffea Arabica ET-39 HiFi, whole genome shotgun sequence contains the following coding sequences:
- the LOC113694306 gene encoding protein SMAX1-LIKE 4: MRAGASCAVQQTLTSEAASVLKHSLSLARRRGHAQITPLHVAATLLSPRVSLLRRACLKSQPRQASSHPLQCRALELCFNVALNRLPTTPGPILHGQPSLSNALIAALKRAQAHQRRGCIEQQQQQPLLAIKVELEQLVLSILDDPSVSRVMREAGFSSTAVKKNLEDCSVSSVFQCYNSSGGIYSTPSSPPSENPNSIWHSHFLSYTSEQNPLVFSPQKILPRNPINITDAPAVSVKEDIKLVVEVLLRKKRKNTVIVGDSASITEGLVTELMGKVEKGDVPEELKSAHFIKFHFSAAPLKFMKREEVELNVSDLKRKVETLASGGKGVIIYTGDLRWTVENTMSEGEDTGGFCSKEYSGYSPVDHLVGEIGRLLSCYNNSNTKVWLVATANYQTYMRSQMKQPPLDVQWALQAVSVPSGGLGLSLKATSVQDTSLASLSKSTFEVIEQKPNVAKEEQIEAFICCPDCTSNYEKEVSFNSNQNSCNTKDSDLAYWLKPPGRNVAEKDDTVELKRKWIKLCQNLHQVRQNQNHTRSAFSKQCSPGKNQSYNSYPWWPSYNSMFVDSKSISFAHTSLKPNQNSNSVPRFRRQQSCHIEFNFGSGNSKCTEEPNLDSLRLKEDKDEKITLALGNSQISDAVNSTEKANEDADLCKLLQENVPWHSGIIPAIVEALMNSKELKKDTWLVIQGNDLIGKRRIALGIAESLIGSADLLFYINLRTRQNTPGKCSEVLQNVVRNHGRLVAVLEDIDCADPDFLEFLADSIRAGKMGSFYKKDGSSCEPIFILTKADLSCYDNESKKMDPVIQMEILVTERTSNSTVFGPDHKRKTDWDFPDNNKIPRKSEMESGFKIPVENGEKELTPQLSSNTLDLNMKADEEESDDQTKEFSPISSDLTSNDQQNPLGFLDLIENHFILNRDLTQGRQMTEMFLNKIRASFEKIFGSKNLDCFTVEHNVLEQISLGSATFLNSLFEEWLKNIFQPTLKMVNTIGKEGISMRLSLRGNAKGNELNSGFKGSCLPKSVPVSYLD; encoded by the exons ATGCGTGCAGGAGCTTCTTGTGCAGTTCAACAGACCCTCACATCAGAGGCTGCTTCTGTTCTGAAGCACTCTCTAAGCTTAGCGAGGAGGAGAGGCCACGCACAGATCACACCTCTTCATGTGGCTGCAACTTTACTGAGCCCAAGAGTGAGTTTGCTGAGAAGGGCTTGCCTCAAATCTCAACCTCGTCAAGCTTCTTCACATCCTCTTCAGTGCAGAGCACTTGAGCTTTGCTTCAATGTTGCTTTAAACAGGCTTCCAACAACTCCTGGTCCTATTTTGCATGGCCAGCCTTCTTTGTCCAATGCCCTGATCGCTGCACTCAAGAGAGCTCAAGCTCATCAGAGGAGAGGTTGCATAGAACAGCAGCAACAGCAGCCTCTTTTGGCCATTAAGGTTGAGTTGGAGCAGCTTGTTTTATCAATCTTAGATGATCCAAGTGTTAGCAGGGTTATGAGAGAAGCTGGTTTCTCTAGCACTGCTGTGAAGAAAAACTTGGAAGATTGTTCAGTTTCTTCAGTTTTTCAGTGCTATAATAGCTCTGGTGGGATTTACTCTACTCCAAGTTCTCCTCCCTCTGAAAATCCTAATAGCATTTGGCATTCTCATTTCTTGTCTTACACTTCTGAGCAAAACCCTCTTGTATTTTCACCTCAAAAGATACTTCCAAGAAATCCCATTAACATAACAGATGCTCCCGCAGTTTCTGTTAAAGAAGATATCAAGTTGGTTGTAGAGGTTCTGTtgaggaagaaaaggaagaatacTGTCATAGTTGGTGACTCAGCGTCTATAACTGAAGGTCTTGTTACAGAATTGATGGGAAAAGTAGAAAAAGGAGATGTTCCCGAGGAATTAAAATCTGCCCATTTCATCAAATTCCATTTCTCAGCAGCACCCTTAAAGTTCATGAAGAGAGAAGAAGTTGAATTAAATGTATCAGACCTCAAGAGAAAGGTGGAAACTCTAGCATCAGGAGGTAAGGGAGTGATTATCTATACAGGTGACTTGAGATGGACAGTTGAGAATACCATGAGTGAAGGAGAGGATACTGGAGGATTCTGTTCTAAAGAATATTCTGGTTATAGCCCAGTCGATCATCTTGTTGGGGAGATAGGAAGGTTACTTTCTTGCTATAATAACTCAAACACAAAGGTTTGGTTAGTGGCAACTGCAAATTACCAAACATATATGAGAAGCCAAATGAAGCAACCCCCTCTTGACGTTCAGTGGGCTCTTCAAGCTGTTTCAGTTCCTTCAGGTGGATTAGGGCTGAGTCTCAAGGCTACGAG tgttCAAGACACAAGTCTCGCCAGCTTATCAAAAAGCACCTTTGAAGTAATTGAGCAAAAGCCAAACGTTGCCAAAGAGGAACAAATAGAAGCATTTATTTGTTGTCCAGATTGCACCTCCAATTATGAGAAAGAAGTTAGCTTCAACTCTAACCAGAATTCTTGCAACACCAAGGACAGTGACCTGGCATATTGGCTCAAACCACCTGGGAGGAATGTAGCAGAGAAG GATGATACAGTGGAATTGAAGAGAAAATGGATCAAACTATGTCAAAACCTGCACCAGGTGAGGCAGAACCAAAATCATACAAGATCTGCATTCAGCAAACAGTGCTCCCCTGGAAAGAACCAATCTTATAATTCGTATCCATGGTGGCCAAGTTACAACAGTATGTTCGTGGATTCGAAGTCGATCTCATTTGCTCATACAAGCTTGAAGCctaatcaaaattcaaattcagtaCCTCGATTCAGAAGGCAGCAGTCTTGCCATATTGAGTTCAATTTTGGCAGCGGAAATTCTAAATGTACAGAAGAACCAAATTTGGATTCTCTCAGGCTTAAGGAAGATAAAGATGAAAAAATCACCTTGGCTCTGGGAAATTCTCAAATCTCTGATGCTGTAAACTCAACAGAGAAAGCAAATGAAGACGCTGATCTATGCAAGTTGTTGCAAGAAAATGTGCCTTGGCACTCGGGGATCATTCCTGCAATTGTAGAAGCATTGATGAACtcaaaagaattgaagaaagatACTTGGTTAGTCATTCAGGGCAATGACTTGATAGGGAAAAGAAGAATTGCATTGGGGATAGCTGAATCGCTTATTGGTTCTGCTGATTTGCTGTTTTACATCAATCTGAGAACAAGACAGAACACACCTGGGAAGTGCTCGGAAGTGCTTCAAAATGTCGTAAGAAATCATGGGAGACTAGTTGCTGTACTGGAAGATATTGATTGTGCTGATCCtgattttcttgaatttcttgctgATAGCATCAGAGCTGGTAAAATGGGATCATTCTATAAGAAAGATGGAAGCTCTTGCGAGCCCATTTTCATCTTGACAAAGGCTGATCTTTCATGTTACGACAATGAGAGCAAAAAGATGGATCCTGTAATTCAGATGGAAATTTTGGTGACTGAAAGAACTTCCAATTCCACAGTATTTGGCCCTGATCACAAGCGTAAAACCGATTGGGATTTTCCAGACAACAATAAGATTCCAAGAAAGAGTGAGATGGAATCTGGCTTCAAAATCCCAGTGGAGAACGGCGAGAAAGAACTCACTCCGCAATTAAGTTCAAACACGCTTGATCTCAACATGAAAGCGGATGAGGAAGAAAGTGATGACCAGACAAAAGAGTTCAGCCCCATTTCAAGTGACTTGACTTCAAATGATCAACAGAATCCCCTTGGATTCCTTGACTTGATTGAGAATCATTTCATTCTCAATCGGGATTTGACTCAGGGTAGGCAGATGACAGAAATGTTTCTGAACAAGATCAGAGCTTCCTTTGAGAAGATTTTTGGGAGTAAAAACTTGGATTGTTTCACGGTGGAACATAATGTCCTGGAACAGATTTCACTTGGTTCTGCTACATTTCTTAACAGCTTGTTTGAAGAATGGCTTAAAAACATTTTCCAGCCTACCTTGAAAATGGTTAACACTATTGGCAAGGAGGGGATTAGCATGAGACTTAGTCTTAGAGGAAATGCGAAGGGCAATGAACTTAACAGTGGCTTCAAAGGGTCTTGTCTTCCAAAGAGTGTTCCAGTTTCGTATTTGGACTAG